From a single Okeanomitos corallinicola TIOX110 genomic region:
- a CDS encoding methyl-accepting chemotaxis protein: MSNKNDTTYQNQDNNKTFIQKSSSVSDQQQEVVKDKESQDQKDKNYLQKNLIKHFRQLKFHTKGILVSVAIGTVPILGLGMISYHFGSKLISNQVIKTQESQAVSLGDVIKRFMLARYGDIQILAKLPFLTNPQVAQSTTLAEKTALLNQFVKTYKGYDHVAVFNLNGNIILQSQGGISNQEKNLKYFQEVLQKNAPVISQPEVLNNNAVVIYVAAPVKEVVTGKTVAIVRTRVSMQMLMEYINSSVDDRNDYYLVDPQGKFFLSPQQNLLAQAATVIYPGLANLVNQKDVNKLKKVETIYQSPQLVTYLSLQKLADLPDLNWKLILAKDRVTAFQPQKQFLKLVANVSASLALLMTLLVVWLSKSITKENTLATTQVEPLQAGEIKDTGEYQKEDIQVNQISKIEQQWQEKDNLHSQILDLINQIEQATHGDLTVQVEVRDGEIGNVAKLFNSILERLRYIVSQIKDNTREINRGIDNKKDAINDVKAAGDAQIDKINNTLATVTKMTNLLANLAKEAETITTVTNQFHYTTNQSGEAMDLTVENILSWQQTVDNTANKIKQLGEYSQQISRVVSLINQIAIQTNLLAINAGIEAARAGEEGQGFAVVAEEVGELAARSTAAVQELEQIVEKMKGDTTEVVQAMEIGANHLVEGKQVIVNAKQSLHEVVDISAKIETFVNSISTTSISQVETSHLINQLLAEIATISQNNRDYYQQISDCLQNTADISQQLESKVANWNVN, encoded by the coding sequence ATGTCAAATAAAAACGATACTACCTATCAAAATCAGGATAACAATAAAACATTTATCCAAAAATCATCATCAGTTAGTGATCAGCAGCAAGAAGTAGTTAAAGATAAAGAGTCTCAGGATCAAAAAGATAAGAACTATTTGCAGAAGAATTTAATTAAACATTTCCGACAACTAAAATTTCACACCAAAGGAATATTAGTTTCTGTAGCTATCGGGACAGTGCCGATATTAGGACTGGGAATGATTAGTTATCATTTTGGTAGTAAATTGATTAGTAACCAGGTGATCAAAACCCAAGAAAGTCAAGCTGTTAGCTTAGGTGATGTTATTAAAAGATTTATGTTAGCCAGATATGGTGACATTCAAATTCTTGCCAAACTACCATTTTTAACTAATCCTCAAGTTGCTCAAAGTACAACACTGGCAGAAAAAACCGCACTACTAAATCAGTTTGTTAAAACTTACAAAGGCTATGATCACGTAGCAGTATTTAATTTGAATGGTAATATTATTTTGCAGTCACAAGGAGGAATTAGTAATCAAGAAAAAAATCTCAAGTATTTTCAAGAAGTTTTACAAAAAAATGCTCCAGTAATTAGTCAACCAGAAGTATTAAACAATAATGCTGTAGTGATTTATGTAGCTGCACCTGTGAAAGAAGTGGTTACAGGAAAAACTGTTGCTATCGTTAGAACTCGTGTATCTATGCAAATGCTCATGGAGTATATCAACAGTTCCGTAGACGATAGAAATGACTATTATTTAGTTGATCCTCAAGGTAAGTTTTTTCTCAGTCCACAGCAGAATTTACTAGCTCAAGCAGCTACAGTAATATATCCTGGTTTAGCTAATTTGGTAAATCAGAAAGATGTTAATAAGTTAAAAAAAGTTGAAACAATTTATCAAAGTCCACAGTTAGTGACTTATTTATCGTTACAGAAATTGGCAGATTTACCAGATTTAAACTGGAAATTGATTTTAGCGAAAGATAGGGTGACAGCTTTTCAACCACAGAAACAATTTTTAAAGCTAGTTGCTAATGTGTCAGCTTCACTAGCATTATTAATGACATTGCTTGTAGTTTGGTTAAGCAAAAGTATCACCAAGGAAAATACATTAGCTACGACTCAAGTAGAACCTTTGCAAGCAGGAGAAATCAAAGATACTGGCGAATATCAAAAAGAGGATATTCAAGTTAATCAAATATCTAAAATTGAGCAACAATGGCAAGAAAAAGATAATTTACATTCACAGATTTTAGATTTAATTAACCAGATAGAACAAGCTACTCATGGTGATTTAACAGTACAAGTAGAGGTGAGAGATGGAGAAATTGGTAATGTTGCCAAGTTGTTTAATTCTATTTTAGAAAGACTGCGATATATTGTGAGTCAAATTAAGGATAATACTAGAGAAATCAATAGAGGCATTGACAATAAAAAAGATGCAATTAATGATGTAAAAGCGGCTGGAGATGCACAAATTGATAAAATTAATAATACCTTAGCTACTGTCACAAAGATGACTAACTTGCTGGCAAATTTAGCCAAAGAAGCTGAAACAATTACTACTGTAACCAATCAATTCCACTATACCACTAATCAAAGTGGAGAAGCTATGGATTTGACGGTAGAAAATATTTTATCTTGGCAACAAACGGTAGATAATACAGCTAATAAAATTAAACAGTTGGGAGAATATTCTCAACAAATATCTCGCGTTGTTTCTTTGATTAATCAGATTGCGATTCAGACCAATCTATTAGCAATAAATGCAGGAATTGAAGCTGCACGTGCAGGAGAAGAAGGTCAAGGTTTTGCTGTGGTTGCTGAAGAAGTAGGGGAGTTAGCAGCACGAAGTACAGCAGCAGTTCAGGAACTGGAACAAATCGTTGAAAAAATGAAAGGAGACACAACAGAAGTTGTACAAGCGATGGAAATAGGTGCAAATCATTTAGTTGAGGGGAAACAGGTTATTGTTAATGCCAAGCAGAGTTTGCATGAAGTTGTGGATATATCTGCAAAAATAGAGACTTTTGTTAATTCGATTTCTACTACTTCTATATCTCAAGTGGAAACATCACATTTAATTAATCAATTGTTAGCAGAAATTGCGACTATTTCTCAAAATAATAGGGATTATTATCAGCAAATTTCTGATTGTTTACAAAACACTGCGGATATTTCCCAGCAGTTAGAAAGTAAAGTTGCCAACTGGAATGTCAATTAA
- a CDS encoding response regulator: MMTSSLGNNRLFNKLHPLSLLAQLKTKKVTGCLSVYTDVSSWSIYLEEGKLIYATYSDKVFERLESHLHRLNQEIPAFNDTTYEQMGLILGDKDHSQLIPNADYHAVCWLVNQEYITPTQAGTLIEEIVKEVLESFISLKAGNYKLNADYGLNELQKFCYLDLQLIVEQCQKRLVERRNIPVQKILTSTVTNQKKSPQKVDDSTLKQKYTEDNSSQDLLRFQKTSYTIACIDDSQAVLNSIQHFLDEKIFSVVTINDPIKALMQIIRSKPDLILLDVEMPNLDGYELCSLLRKHSGFKNIPIIMVTSRKGFVDKAKAKIVRSSGYLTKPFTRTDLLKMVSKHIG, from the coding sequence ATTATGACAAGTTCTTTAGGTAACAATAGGTTATTTAACAAACTACATCCTTTATCTCTTTTAGCACAATTAAAAACTAAAAAAGTAACTGGATGTTTAAGTGTATATACTGATGTTTCTTCCTGGTCAATTTATTTAGAAGAAGGTAAATTAATTTATGCTACCTATTCAGATAAAGTCTTTGAACGTCTAGAAAGCCATTTACACCGATTAAATCAGGAAATTCCTGCTTTTAACGATACAACCTATGAGCAGATGGGGTTGATATTGGGGGATAAAGATCATAGTCAACTGATACCTAATGCTGATTATCATGCTGTTTGCTGGCTTGTGAATCAAGAATATATTACCCCTACACAAGCAGGAACTTTGATAGAAGAAATAGTCAAAGAGGTTCTAGAATCGTTTATTTCTTTAAAAGCTGGTAACTATAAATTAAATGCTGATTATGGCTTAAATGAATTACAAAAGTTTTGTTATTTAGATTTGCAATTAATTGTAGAACAATGTCAGAAACGGTTAGTTGAACGTCGAAATATTCCGGTGCAAAAAATATTAACCAGCACAGTTACAAATCAGAAAAAATCTCCACAAAAAGTAGACGATAGCACATTAAAGCAAAAATATACTGAAGACAATTCAAGTCAGGATTTATTGAGATTTCAAAAAACATCATATACAATTGCCTGTATTGATGATAGTCAAGCTGTTCTCAATTCTATTCAACATTTTTTAGATGAAAAGATATTCTCAGTCGTCACAATTAACGATCCTATCAAAGCCTTAATGCAAATTATCAGAAGTAAACCAGACTTAATTTTGTTAGATGTGGAAATGCCCAACTTAGATGGCTATGAGTTATGTTCTTTATTACGTAAACATTCAGGTTTTAAAAATATACCTATTATTATGGTGACAAGTAGAAAAGGATTTGTAGATAAAGCAAAGGCAAAAATTGTGAGGTCATCTGGTTATTTAACTAAACCCTTTACCAGAACAGATTTACTAAAGATGGTATCCAAACACATTGGTTAA
- a CDS encoding hybrid sensor histidine kinase/response regulator, which produces MTSDKELEIQMQFLEESTDYLNTLESILLEIDPSQHLDLDKINAAMRAAHSIKGGAAMMGFKVLSNLAHRLEDYFKVIKTRKNSLKIDTHLQSLLLSGVDWLRQIVDLLAERKSLDEKWLQTFCYPIFEELHQHLGDPSPEDITTMLSPEDGQDIIPLLFETEVEECLQHLESLLTNSSTTELKTALGVMAGELAGLGEMLQLPSFIQLCDSVTQCLETQPERCVEITQLALAAWRRSQALVLTNQRNRLPTEIELGETVVHQNPAQVNTQITVETQENNLIADELIPDLESLEIELPPEINAVEFPDPNIAFTPEITTLDYQHIERKIDVSNISKDKDIHENTVRVPSKQLEEINDLFGEIIIQRNGLNSQLEKLRKLVLGLSQRVQTLNQENQEVRSGYEKIINQIMSSELFTSAGQKQVSEVNNLEIDLERYQKLNLLSQDVMETIVQVAEVVSDIQISVDDTDQIARNFNKTSKQVQRKLTQVRMRPLSDLVERFPRAIRDLNVEYGKNVQLKIEGGKTLIERSILEALNEPLMHLLRNAFDHGIEDPATRRKLGKSEQGLIEIKGFHRSDRTIVTISDDGKGISLEKIRHRAVSMGLDTALIAAASEEELLSLIFEPGFTTSERVTALSGRGVGMDVVRNNLQLVRGDVKVDTQSGIGTTFILSVPFTLSVARVLLIESDIGSGLHNRMVLAFPTDVVLEIFLLADDQVFSMDGGEFIKWKDTMLPLMRLGNYFEFNSSHYNHLEIESTTKINASSVLIIKNDHQQIAVQIDRCWGEQEVAIRQVEGNIPLPDGFSNCTMLGDGRVVPLVNTNELVSWATNNQRPHKTNKLPKTKLKTAFLKPQKARPVTRRNHKKGIILIVDDSINVRRYLALTLEKGGYQVEQAKDGQDAWEKLESGLQVQAVICDIEMPRLDGYSFLERVKSHTDLKSIPVAMLTSRSSNKHRQLAMQLGARAYFSKPYNEQDLLRTLEEIIFQISETQANNN; this is translated from the coding sequence ATGACTAGTGATAAAGAGTTAGAAATTCAGATGCAGTTTCTGGAGGAATCAACTGATTATTTGAATACCCTGGAAAGTATATTATTAGAAATTGATCCTAGTCAGCATCTGGATTTAGATAAGATTAATGCTGCTATGCGAGCCGCACATTCTATTAAGGGTGGTGCAGCGATGATGGGCTTTAAGGTTTTAAGTAATTTAGCTCATCGGTTAGAGGATTATTTTAAGGTTATTAAAACTCGCAAAAATTCTCTAAAAATTGATACGCATTTACAGAGTTTATTATTATCTGGAGTTGATTGGTTAAGACAAATTGTAGATTTATTGGCAGAAAGAAAATCTCTTGATGAAAAGTGGTTACAAACTTTTTGTTATCCTATTTTTGAGGAACTGCATCAGCATTTAGGTGATCCTTCTCCAGAGGATATTACAACAATGCTATCACCGGAAGATGGACAAGATATTATTCCTTTACTGTTTGAAACGGAGGTGGAGGAATGTTTACAACATTTAGAATCTTTGTTAACCAATAGTTCTACAACTGAGTTAAAAACAGCATTAGGAGTGATGGCTGGAGAGTTGGCTGGGTTGGGAGAAATGTTACAATTACCTAGTTTTATCCAACTTTGTGATTCAGTCACTCAATGTTTAGAAACACAACCAGAACGCTGTGTAGAAATTACTCAATTAGCATTAGCAGCTTGGAGGCGATCGCAAGCTTTAGTATTAACAAATCAAAGAAATAGATTACCAACAGAAATAGAATTAGGAGAAACTGTTGTTCATCAAAATCCTGCACAAGTTAATACTCAAATTACAGTAGAAACTCAGGAAAATAACTTGATAGCGGATGAGTTAATTCCTGATTTAGAATCTTTAGAAATAGAATTACCACCAGAAATTAATGCGGTAGAATTTCCTGATCCTAATATTGCTTTTACGCCGGAAATCACTACCCTTGATTATCAACACATTGAGCGAAAAATTGATGTTTCTAATATTTCTAAAGATAAGGATATTCATGAGAATACAGTCCGAGTTCCTAGTAAACAATTAGAAGAAATTAATGATTTATTTGGAGAGATTATTATTCAACGGAATGGTTTAAATTCCCAATTAGAAAAATTAAGAAAACTGGTTTTGGGACTGAGTCAAAGAGTACAAACCCTAAATCAAGAAAATCAAGAAGTTAGATCAGGTTATGAAAAAATTATCAATCAAATCATGTCTTCTGAGTTATTCACATCAGCAGGGCAAAAACAAGTATCTGAAGTAAATAATTTAGAAATAGATTTAGAACGTTATCAAAAATTAAATCTGCTATCTCAAGATGTGATGGAAACTATTGTGCAGGTAGCAGAAGTAGTTAGTGATATTCAAATTAGTGTTGATGACACCGATCAAATTGCCAGGAACTTTAATAAAACCTCTAAACAAGTACAGAGGAAACTAACACAAGTAAGAATGCGTCCTTTATCTGATTTAGTAGAGCGTTTCCCTAGAGCAATTCGTGACTTAAATGTTGAGTATGGTAAAAATGTACAGTTAAAAATAGAAGGTGGAAAAACATTAATTGAACGCAGTATTTTAGAGGCTTTGAATGAGCCATTAATGCACTTATTAAGGAATGCTTTCGATCATGGTATTGAAGATCCAGCAACTCGTCGTAAATTAGGAAAATCGGAACAAGGATTGATAGAAATTAAAGGATTTCATCGCAGCGATCGCACAATAGTGACTATCAGTGATGATGGCAAAGGAATTTCCTTAGAAAAAATTCGTCACCGCGCCGTTAGCATGGGTTTAGACACCGCATTAATAGCCGCTGCTAGTGAAGAAGAATTATTATCATTAATATTTGAGCCAGGTTTTACCACCTCTGAACGAGTGACAGCCTTATCTGGTCGGGGTGTGGGTATGGATGTAGTTCGCAATAATCTACAATTAGTCAGAGGTGACGTTAAGGTTGATACACAATCAGGAATTGGGACAACTTTTATTTTATCAGTGCCATTTACATTGTCTGTAGCGCGAGTTTTATTAATAGAAAGTGACATAGGTAGCGGTTTACATAATCGCATGGTTTTGGCATTTCCTACAGATGTAGTTTTGGAAATATTTTTATTAGCAGATGATCAAGTTTTCTCAATGGATGGAGGAGAATTTATTAAATGGAAAGATACAATGTTACCTTTAATGCGCTTGGGTAATTATTTTGAATTTAACTCTTCTCACTATAATCATTTAGAAATAGAAAGTACCACAAAAATTAATGCTAGTAGTGTGTTAATCATTAAAAATGATCATCAACAAATAGCTGTACAAATAGATCGTTGTTGGGGTGAACAAGAAGTTGCTATTCGTCAAGTAGAAGGAAATATACCTTTACCTGATGGTTTTAGCAACTGTACAATGTTGGGTGATGGTAGAGTAGTACCTTTAGTAAATACTAATGAATTAGTATCTTGGGCAACAAATAATCAACGTCCTCATAAAACAAATAAATTACCAAAAACTAAATTAAAAACGGCTTTTCTGAAACCACAAAAAGCTAGACCTGTGACAAGACGAAATCATAAAAAAGGGATAATTTTAATTGTTGATGACTCCATAAATGTGCGGCGTTATTTAGCTTTAACTTTGGAAAAAGGAGGTTATCAAGTAGAACAGGCTAAAGATGGTCAAGATGCTTGGGAAAAACTAGAAAGTGGTTTGCAGGTACAAGCTGTGATTTGTGACATTGAAATGCCAAGATTAGATGGTTATAGCTTTTTAGAAAGAGTAAAATCTCACACTGATTTAAAAAGTATTCCTGTGGCTATGTTGACCTCTCGTAGTAGTAATAAACATCGGCAACTAGCAATGCAATTAGGAGCTAGAGCTTATTTTTCTAAACCTTATAATGAACAAGATTTATTAAGAACCTTGGAAGAGATAATTTTTCAAATTTCCGAGACACAAGCTAATAATAATTGA
- a CDS encoding nucleotidyltransferase family protein, translating to MNKSNVGIIILAAGASTRMGSPKQLLYYQGENLVNRTIKNVIASVCNPVILVLGANAENIRNHIHETAIKILENPDWQLGMSSSIKYGITEITENYPDLEAVVITVCDQPFLTVEIINNLVTSYHSTNKPIIACKYADTLGVPVLFNKNYFLKLANLTQDMGARKIIKTYTEDVLSIPFPLGAIDIDTPQDYQQLQEK from the coding sequence ATGAATAAATCCAATGTTGGGATAATTATTTTAGCCGCTGGTGCATCAACTCGCATGGGTTCACCAAAACAACTGTTATATTATCAAGGAGAAAATTTAGTTAACAGAACAATAAAAAATGTAATTGCGTCTGTATGTAATCCAGTCATATTAGTATTAGGAGCAAATGCCGAAAATATCCGTAATCACATTCATGAAACTGCAATTAAAATCCTAGAAAATCCAGATTGGCAATTAGGAATGAGTTCCTCAATTAAATATGGAATCACGGAAATAACAGAAAATTATCCTGATTTAGAAGCGGTAGTAATTACTGTTTGTGATCAACCATTTCTGACAGTAGAAATTATTAATAATTTAGTCACATCTTACCATTCAACCAATAAACCTATCATTGCTTGTAAATATGCAGATACATTAGGAGTACCTGTTTTATTTAACAAAAATTACTTTTTAAAATTAGCCAATTTAACTCAAGATATGGGAGCAAGAAAAATTATTAAAACCTATACAGAAGATGTTTTGAGTATTCCTTTCCCTTTAGGTGCAATTGATATTGATACACCACAAGATTATCAACAACTTCAAGAAAAGTAA
- a CDS encoding XdhC family protein: MKEINSIIKTFLDNQHNNKKLFLATVVNVQGSTYRQPGARMLMTTSGEIVGTISGGCLENDVIEHTRLMTDKKAKVITYDTNAEEDIIWGFGLGCNGVVDILIESLEKENSVNPLKFIHQCLSAQKSGIIATIFSVTGNIDVQLGACLTLNSDDFVNSNIPESSLQQALIKDSKAALENQHSSFHKYQLPLGEVNVFIEFIQPPPNLMIFGAGRDAVPVMNFAKALGWKVTIFDCRALEVTQERFISADKVILTRREILHQQVSVNENSIAVVMTHNYFDDLAVLKLLIPSHIKYLGCLGSKKRTARLLTDLQSDVGELTSKQLEKFYAPVGLDIGADTPETIALSIVAEIQAVLKNRDGGFLKNRTKPINQRNEIQEVKIK; this comes from the coding sequence ATGAAAGAGATAAACTCTATTATTAAAACATTTTTAGACAATCAGCACAACAACAAAAAATTATTTTTAGCAACTGTTGTCAATGTTCAAGGTTCTACTTACCGTCAACCTGGTGCGCGGATGCTGATGACAACATCAGGTGAGATAGTAGGAACTATCAGCGGTGGTTGTTTAGAAAATGATGTAATTGAGCATACCCGCTTAATGACAGATAAAAAAGCAAAAGTAATTACCTATGACACCAATGCAGAAGAAGATATTATTTGGGGTTTTGGGTTGGGTTGTAATGGTGTTGTAGATATTTTAATTGAGTCCTTAGAAAAGGAGAATTCAGTTAATCCTTTAAAGTTTATTCATCAATGTTTATCCGCACAAAAATCAGGAATTATTGCTACTATTTTTAGTGTTACTGGTAATATTGATGTGCAATTGGGAGCGTGTTTAACACTCAATTCAGATGATTTTGTAAATAGTAATATTCCTGAATCTAGTTTACAACAAGCATTAATTAAAGATAGCAAAGCAGCTTTAGAAAATCAACATTCAAGTTTTCATAAATATCAACTTCCTTTAGGGGAAGTTAACGTTTTTATTGAATTTATTCAACCACCACCAAACTTAATGATTTTTGGTGCTGGCCGTGATGCTGTTCCAGTTATGAACTTTGCCAAAGCATTAGGATGGAAAGTTACTATTTTTGATTGTCGCGCTTTAGAAGTAACTCAAGAACGTTTTATCAGTGCGGATAAAGTCATTCTCACCCGTCGAGAGATTTTACATCAACAGGTATCTGTCAATGAAAATTCTATTGCTGTGGTAATGACTCATAATTATTTTGATGATTTAGCAGTTCTCAAACTTTTGATCCCATCTCATATTAAATATTTGGGTTGTTTAGGTTCTAAAAAGCGTACCGCTAGATTACTAACTGATTTACAGTCAGATGTGGGAGAATTGACATCCAAGCAATTAGAAAAATTCTATGCTCCCGTCGGTTTAGATATTGGTGCAGATACACCGGAAACAATAGCTTTATCTATAGTTGCGGAAATTCAAGCTGTACTTAAAAATCGGGATGGTGGGTTTTTAAAAAATCGCACAAAACCAATTAATCAAAGAAATGAAATCCAGGAGGTAAAAATTAAATAA
- a CDS encoding AAA family ATPase, which yields MKVKVKNLGALKQAEFTLGDLTIICGYNNTGKTYATYALFGFLYRWRKVFPITINHDKITELLTDGVTLIDIQEYAQQVDQIVAKGCEVYSRELSEIFAASSNRFKNTEFEFKLETKNINLLDQYDITINFGESSLFSIAKSKGSTELVITLVGNKEKVKIPDFIIEKYISDALKNIIFKNKLPRPFIASSERTGAAIFRKDLNFDRNRLLEEIGSAGDNIDRTELLLKDYGDYALPIKTNVDFIRRLETIVKKNSFIYESHPDILEHFADIIGGEYSVTRNDELYYLPAGKRVKLSMDESSSAVRSLLDIGFYLRHEAQPGDLLMIDEPELNLHPENQRRVARLFARLVNVGVKVFITTHSDYIIKELNTLIMLNHDKPHLTEIAKTEGYSSEELISAEKIKVYIAEEALVKLDGRAKKTKCQTLIPAQISSELGIEARSFDQTIETMNRIQEAIVWGE from the coding sequence ATGAAAGTTAAAGTCAAAAATCTTGGTGCTTTAAAACAAGCCGAATTTACACTTGGTGATTTGACAATTATTTGTGGTTATAACAATACTGGTAAAACCTATGCTACTTATGCTTTATTTGGCTTTTTATATAGGTGGCGTAAAGTGTTTCCAATTACTATTAATCATGACAAAATTACAGAATTACTTACAGACGGCGTAACTCTTATTGACATTCAAGAATATGCTCAACAAGTTGATCAAATTGTAGCTAAAGGCTGTGAAGTATATAGTCGAGAATTATCTGAAATTTTTGCTGCATCCTCTAATCGGTTTAAAAATACAGAATTTGAGTTTAAGTTAGAAACAAAAAATATTAACTTATTAGATCAATATGATATCACTATTAACTTTGGAGAATCTTCACTTTTTTCTATCGCCAAAAGTAAAGGCAGCACAGAATTAGTAATTACTTTAGTAGGGAATAAAGAAAAAGTCAAAATACCTGATTTTATCATTGAAAAGTATATTAGTGATGCGTTAAAAAATATTATTTTTAAAAACAAACTACCTCGTCCTTTTATCGCTAGTAGTGAAAGAACCGGGGCGGCAATTTTTCGTAAAGATTTAAATTTTGATCGGAATCGTTTATTGGAAGAAATTGGTTCTGCTGGAGACAACATTGATAGGACAGAACTTTTACTTAAAGATTATGGAGATTATGCACTTCCTATTAAAACCAATGTAGATTTTATCCGCAGACTAGAAACTATTGTTAAAAAAAACAGTTTTATCTATGAAAGTCACCCTGATATCTTAGAACATTTTGCTGATATTATCGGTGGTGAATATAGTGTGACTCGCAATGATGAACTTTATTATTTACCTGCTGGAAAAAGAGTTAAACTTTCTATGGATGAAAGTTCTAGTGCTGTCCGTTCTCTCTTAGATATTGGTTTTTATTTGAGACACGAAGCTCAACCAGGTGATTTACTGATGATAGATGAACCAGAATTAAACCTTCATCCTGAAAACCAACGTCGTGTAGCTCGGTTATTTGCTCGACTTGTGAATGTAGGTGTTAAAGTATTTATTACAACTCACAGTGATTATATTATTAAAGAACTGAATACTTTGATCATGCTCAATCATGATAAACCCCATCTCACAGAAATTGCCAAAACAGAAGGTTATAGCTCAGAAGAATTGATATCTGCTGAAAAAATTAAAGTCTATATTGCTGAAGAGGCATTGGTAAAATTAGATGGTAGGGCTAAAAAAACTAAATGTCAAACTTTAATCCCAGCACAAATAAGTTCCGAATTAGGTATTGAAGCTCGTAGTTTTGATCAAACCATTGAAACTATGAACCGTATTCAAGAAGCAATTGTCTGGGGTGAATAG
- a CDS encoding zinc-binding dehydrogenase, with translation MNNKIRAIVVDPNVPGRLALSEVAAPTPAANEAIIKVASISLNRGEIRRAANAQAGWRPGWDLAGTVETPAADGSGPAPGTRVVGFLPSGAWGELVAVPTHSLAELPHFVSFAQAATLPVAGLTAYHVLKKGGFLLNKPVLITGASGGVGNFAIQLARLSGAKVTAHLRNSKYEAVVKEAGAHHIVIGEDIAPAKEYGPYHLIVDSVGGSVLGTAIGLLSTNGKAVVFGTTAGREVTFNAGNLYALGGASIYGLIVFHELKQEPASVGLKWLVELVESGQLRPHIDIEAPWTEIADVAQQLLDRRFPGKAVLHIS, from the coding sequence ATGAACAACAAAATTCGCGCTATTGTAGTTGACCCCAATGTACCAGGACGCTTGGCTTTAAGCGAAGTTGCAGCACCTACCCCAGCCGCAAACGAAGCTATAATCAAAGTTGCATCAATATCACTCAATCGTGGCGAAATCAGACGCGCTGCAAATGCCCAAGCTGGTTGGCGGCCTGGTTGGGACTTAGCCGGTACTGTGGAAACTCCCGCCGCCGATGGTTCAGGGCCAGCACCAGGAACGCGGGTAGTGGGTTTTCTTCCCTCCGGCGCTTGGGGTGAATTGGTTGCAGTACCTACCCACTCCTTAGCAGAACTTCCCCACTTTGTATCATTTGCTCAAGCTGCCACACTCCCCGTAGCGGGTTTAACAGCATATCATGTCTTGAAAAAAGGCGGTTTTCTTCTCAACAAACCTGTGTTAATTACTGGGGCATCCGGTGGTGTTGGTAACTTCGCTATTCAATTAGCCCGGTTAAGCGGCGCAAAGGTAACAGCACACCTGCGTAATTCTAAGTATGAAGCGGTGGTTAAAGAAGCAGGAGCGCATCATATCGTTATCGGTGAAGATATTGCACCAGCGAAAGAATATGGGCCATATCATTTAATTGTGGACTCTGTAGGCGGTTCTGTGTTGGGAACAGCTATAGGTTTACTAAGTACAAATGGTAAAGCTGTGGTGTTTGGAACTACAGCCGGACGAGAGGTGACATTTAATGCAGGTAATCTTTATGCCTTGGGAGGTGCGAGTATTTACGGTTTAATTGTTTTTCATGAACTCAAACAAGAACCAGCATCTGTGGGGTTAAAATGGTTAGTTGAGTTGGTAGAATCTGGTCAGTTACGTCCTCACATTGATATCGAAGCACCTTGGACAGAAATTGCTGATGTTGCTCAACAATTGCTAGATAGACGTTTTCCAGGTAAAGCTGTTTTGCATATTTCCTAA
- a CDS encoding chemotaxis protein CheW, which produces MTSSQLKFNSQVSNNVSEHSYLQFQINQQTTAVLSITHIQEAIIVPIGSVTSMPNMPPYVLGLMNWRSRIIWVINMPKLFNLEGLEYHHRHYNIIVIKVESNLLGLVVQEIKGTTKLMTDDIHSPIGQVAASLVPYLSGCVEQKEETLLVLDASNIVNYAHSVND; this is translated from the coding sequence ATGACTAGTTCTCAATTGAAATTTAATTCTCAAGTCAGCAACAATGTTTCAGAACATAGCTATCTTCAGTTTCAAATCAATCAACAAACTACTGCTGTATTATCAATTACTCATATCCAAGAAGCAATTATTGTACCGATTGGATCTGTCACATCCATGCCTAATATGCCACCTTATGTATTAGGATTAATGAATTGGCGTAGTCGGATTATTTGGGTAATCAATATGCCCAAATTATTCAATTTAGAAGGATTAGAATATCATCATAGACACTACAATATTATCGTGATTAAAGTAGAGTCCAATCTATTAGGTTTAGTAGTACAAGAAATTAAAGGTACAACTAAATTAATGACAGATGACATTCATTCTCCTATCGGACAAGTAGCAGCTAGTTTAGTACCTTATTTATCTGGATGTGTAGAACAAAAAGAAGAAACATTATTGGTGTTAGATGCAAGCAATATTGTTAATTATGCTCATTCTGTGAATGATTAA